A window of Cryptosporidium parvum Iowa II chromosome 1, whole genome shotgun sequence contains these coding sequences:
- a CDS encoding membrane associated protein with 11 transmembrane domains regions: MCSNIYRENNKKNESLKDFLESQLTIQIGISLWIIFFFHCSHIVMYNGVIFPVAIDVNATLSYYTVDLLNIAIPLYLYSHGWELVKIRVMNFQYYLNHHLKYLLPGFVYWLLIFVIKNFDKLELSTQSNFSLPNEDWSWSAPYRFGLISIFIYHFLVAMVMYPIICLIKKCYNCYESCEYEYGIISNSDLITNVDKDFSENEISKRFVASQNIYINYGSSNSNLPYIISNVIIYFLIINIFFYFSYSANLYILYTLFYSSIFLIYSLKFIQKEISISGICIFMNIIYISLYKYLTSGIPNSAFNNGAVFFNTFFLFLVYYFTGFTMAFTDSLLKIQKYYLDLLFLLPIIYNFLSIPNRTLMYSPLIFPISFQEGDQTRVIISTWIGIIFTISIVLRFCRKRSIEYTKIIIKKIPYILIISVTVISFIYERARQIANGL; encoded by the coding sequence ATGTGCTCGAATATTTAtagagaaaataataaaaaaaatgaatcatTAAAAGATTTCCTTGAATCTCAATTAACCATACAAATTGGCATTTCTCTATggatcattttttttttccactGTTCACATATAGTCATGTATAATGGTGTTATATTCCCAGTAGCTATTGATGTAAATGCTACTCTCAGTTACTACACAGTGGATTTGCTTAACATTGCAATTCCCTTATATCTCTATTCTCATGGATGGGAGTTGGTAAAAATTAGAGTTATGAACTTTCAATACTACTTAAATCACCacttgaaatatttacttcCAGGATTTGTATATTGGCTCTTGATATTTGTCATAAAAAATTTCGATAAATTAGAGTTGAGTACTCaaagtaatttttctttaccAAATGAAGACTGGTCTTGGTCAGCTCCTTATCGATTCGGATTAAtttccatttttatttatcaCTTTCTAGTTGCAATGGTTATGTATCCAATTATTTgtctaataaaaaaatgcTATAATTGCTACGAGAGCTGTGAATATGAATATGGgataatttcaaattcagaTTTAATTACCAATGTTGATAAAGATTTTTCAGAAAAcgaaatttcaaaaagattTGTTGCAagtcaaaatatttatatcaaTTATGGTTCAAGCAACTCAAACCTTCCATATATAATTTCTAACGTAATAATatactttttaataattaatattttcttttatttttcatataGTGCCAAtctatatattttatatactttattttattcGAGTATATTCTTGATCTACTCActaaaatttattcaaaaagaaataagtATAAGTGGAATTTGCATTTTCatgaatattatatatatatcacTTTACAAATACTTGACTTCTGGAATTCCTAACTCAGCTTTCAACAATGGAGCTGTATTCTTCaatacattttttcttttccttGTTTACTATTTTACTGGTTTTACAATGGCATTTACTGATTCTTTActaaaaatacaaaaatattaccTGGAtcttttgtttcttttaccgataatatataattttcttaGCATTCCTAATCGAACGCTTATGTACTCGCCTCTCATTTTCCCAATTTCCTTCCAAGAGGGGGACCAAACAAGAGTCATAATTTCAACATGGATAGGAATAATATTCACAATTTCAATAGTTTTAAGATTTTGTCGCAAACGCTCAATTGAATACacgaaaataataattaaaaaaatccCATATATACTAATTATTTCGGTAACGGTGATTTCATTTATATACGAGAGAGCAAGACAGATAGCAAATGGACTATAG
- a CDS encoding membrane protein with 12+xtransmembrane domain produces MENFNSIPTINYRGNYPGQQNAGEINFDEEYDSSESEFSFPVVGSTNSANIKTSGKNKAFIGRDKEKAKRYYIQSTLEVNIDNQYPVDNIEIYRQKIFPFQLSPNISLVAPEEKNVNKSRISKIWKALSNSEPSIIGILRGKGFVYTLPETIDLLLYATFCFGFMMVILFFNSSGSVKHSIHNMLNQQTFNFQSSLASECLGIPDENGVSSYEQLYSKKFIQYVIEPNKDTFFNSMSDDVVFPCGRGTIKDVATIADYLRWIALVLFPSFIYIRNTMNSALTSHIKISTQFNNGTESELTYVLDKGILKGNNIYIYPYDTESALEILDFIVEKNYFNNTEVSSINTRFFTYNPFVGIKTSVMITLGNSKITGYYDSSLDVKSLLIHTNSYSYIFMALAIISGFFGFLRFFTHKDVIVSPIMTIKSSMNRVFALLSSILIIISVVTYMCIFIPINWLWTEDSSLKYSSLLSLHEDKMEENFTEQSSHFEYLATFDIIFRTSGSASLIFTLWEFFWFLSVKISRKHATSITVVVKKVTFPILLGALLVLFFFSSYGIIGLILLGDYTPMYSSAKSILFHMLLFIVGKTDEIWILLNETGIYTGIFFVPIICIFGIILPSYVYALFCHIYNSTIDTVEWCWDNCTRETETNIQSSPWYIEENSIYERNIRDDNASSTQKTNESKGINNNESQELNLNMHQNSQMNDLLFVRDRYSNFMAQTTTFERLFDIFFSRKKYLTLKQKKEIEMGKFDSYEQTRKIASLHGSNVNNLNNSLPSLTNNNANENSEIIKQQSQNESLEGSEYVTLVTKSIHEYYWSIFNSGKTIFSNPGTVSNYGNNISSTSQQLMFRMVGTMEASVDMTQFLISKNRDSDYSDSIGLNDQNGLPLLVGNVMAASPCPNMENLLTFTEKINRVGESIWFTVLLCFILILLITSSIFEFRKQIYNDLINSISWNQFHTNINVNAMKPISAKGELDIKKSTNPSKFILNPVTLNLLTSETSNEVAYWISLASSRLIFNSSSEYQYKVLFPDFKNDITYPKILFDQNLLYNDQGEAGVTLRAIAVTENRSVDQYIDGTSSADELFKFIGVTERFFSTFDDDDKKLSEDLNMKFINKAINGYPFFYTKNIVPSEHSSFIESLYSNIYELLHYPKIVYLEILLPSLLIEDQMFNFVRIIITRDISGGLNKEPLNILLSTINSEFDSYFKISLEVAIILLTIAYIVVFFLECKKFTKIYRNSPESTGRRARSTVFCFFNYIFTDLSRAHDIVIIMMIIIRLGVYSSIFYYKMVLFKSKIDTNEFDMVYGLSIQLSYINIAIIWIFILRLFGQFSSISSNFRFLTFSYRRSFLPLFLVFVFLALQFIGLSIMIFINFSSCNDNYSSVFGVISSTINLFVGNFDFYEAYKCSSNLTISVLLPLLIAIYYIIMPVHTVIILRSLWLSKKESTDIDRIFKIVAESRNKKNSEEYKKYIKHITGMNTQISEREIWDHAGIDYDEDDPIDRKMYEQKYEKSVPKVEIPPPKIAELTDEQWDASPDFIKEWAEYEAESFIDRFRCLESEFKMNTSSTGYYSQFVSRWESSVYKELQLLEVTTNEAEQLLKRLQRAIKGTASRVRINQALQTNNLEAAIREKEEERESKRALLKARKNRNIYDNN; encoded by the coding sequence atggaaaattttaattcgATTCCAACAATTAATTATCGGGGCAATTATCCTGGACAACAAAACGCTggagaaattaattttgatgaaGAATATGATAGTTCTGAGTCCGAATTTTCATTTCCTGTTGTAGGATCTACTAATTCAgctaatattaaaacatCGGGAAAGAATAAAGCTTTTATTGGAAGAGACAAGGAAAAAGCAAAAAGATACTACATACAATCAACACTTGAggtaaatattgataatcaATATCCTGTAGataatatagaaatatataGACAAAAAATTTTCCCATTTCAACTATCTCCAAATATTTCTCTTGTAGCAccagaagaaaaaaatgtaaataaaTCCAGAATTTCTAAAATTTGGAAAGCTTTGTCAAATTCTGAGCCATCCATCATTGGTATTTTAAGAGGCAAAGGATTTGTTTACACTCTTCCAGAGACAATAgacttattattatatgcTACTTTTTGTTTTGGATTTATGATggttattcttttttttaattcctCAGGAAGTGTTAAACATTCAATTCACAATATGTTAAACCAGCaaacttttaattttcaatCTTCATTAGCATCCGAGTGTCTTGGAATACCTGATGAAAATGGAGTAAGCAGTTATGAACAATTATActcaaaaaaatttattcaatacGTTATTGAACCCAATAAAGacactttttttaattcgATGAGTGACGACGTTGTGTTTCCATGTGGAAGAGGAACAATTAAGGACGTGGCTACTATTGCGGATTACCTGAGATGGATTGCATTGGTATTATTTCCTTCATTTATCTATATTAGGAACACAATGAATTCGGCTCTCACGAGCCatattaaaatttcaactcaatttaataatggaaCAGAGTCTGAGTTAACATATGTTTTAGATAAAGGAATATTAAAaggaaataatatatatatctatCCTTATGACACGGAGTCTGCTCTTGAAATTTTGGATTTTATtgtagaaaaaaattattttaataatacagAAGTTTCAAGTATTAATACTCGTTTTTTCACTTATAATCCTTTTGTTGGGATAAAAACATCGGTTATGATTACTCTTGGAAATTCTAAAATAACTGGCTATTATGATTCAAGTCTTGATGTAAAATCTTTGCTAATACATACAAATTCATAttcatatatatttatggCTCTTGCAATTATTTCAGGTTTCTTTGGTTTCTTGAGATTTTTTACACATAAAGATGTCATCGTGTCTCCAATCATGACTATAAAAAGTTCTATGAACAGGGTATTTGCATTGCTATCttctatattaataattatttctgtAGTTACATATATGTGTATATTTATTCCAATTAATTGGCTATGGACTGAAGATTCTTCTCTCAAATACTCTAGTTTGCTTTCATTACATGAAGATAAAATGGAAGAAAATTTTACTGAACAGTCAAGTCACTTCGAATATCTTGCTACTTTTGatattatatttagaaCTTCAGGTAGCGCAAGTTTAATATTCACACTTTGGGAGTTTTTTTGGTTCCTTTCGGTTAAAATATCTCGCAAGCATGCTACTTCGATTACTGTTGTTGTAAAAAAAGTAACTTTTCCTATATTACTTGGAGCTTTGTTggttttgttttttttctcaagTTATGGAATAATCGGTTTAATTTTGCTAGGGGATTATACGCCTATGTATTCTTCGGCTAAGTCTATATTATTCCATATGTTATTGTTCATTGTAGGGAAAACAGATGAGATTTGGATTTTGTTAAATGAAACAGGCATATATACTgggattttttttgtacCTATCATTTGTATTTTCGGAATTATTTTGCCTAGCTATGTTTATGCTTTGTTTTGCCATATATATAACTCTACAATAGACACAGTTGAATGGTGTTGGGACAATTGTACTAGGGAAACTGAAACAAATATCCAATCTTCTCCCTGGTATATAGAAGAGAACTCAATTTACGAAAGGAATATTCGAGATGATAATGCTTCATCTACACAGAAAACTAACGAATCAAAAGGCATTAATAACAATGAATctcaagaattaaatttaaacatGCATCAAAATAGTCAAATGAATGATTTGCTCTTTGTCAGAGATAGGTATTCAAACTTCATGGCTCAGACAACAACCTTTGAAagattatttgatatttttttttcaagaaaaaaatatttaactttaaagCAAAAGAAGGAGATTGAAATGGGTAAATTTGATTCTTATGAACAAACTAGAAAAATAGCAAGTTTACATGGAAGTAATGTTAATAACTTGAATAATTCGTTGCCAAGTTTAACAAACAATAATGCAAATGAAAATAGTGAGATTATTAAACAACAAAGTCAAAATGAAAGTTTGGAAGGAAGTGAATATGTAACACTTGTTACAAAGTCAATACatgaatattattggtctattttcaattctggaaaaactattttttcaaatccAGGGACTGTTTCAAATTatggaaataatatctCGAGTACCAGCCAACAATTAATGTTTAGAATGGTTGGCACAATGGAAGCTTCAGTTGATATGACACAGTTCCTGATTTCTAAGAACAGGGACTCAGACTACTCAGATTCTATAGGTTTAAACGACCAAAATGGACTTCCTCTTTTAGTTGGAAATGTAATGGCTGCCTCACCATGCCCAAATAtggaaaatttattaacttttaCAGAAAAAATCAATAGAGTGGGAGAGAGCATCTGGTTTACGGTTTTGTTGtgttttattttaatattattaattacttcGAGTATTTTTGAGTTTAGAAAACAAATTTAcaatgatttaattaattcaatttcttgGAACCAATTCcatactaatattaatgtaaATGCGATGAAGCCAATTTCCGCAAAGGGGGAGCTTGATATTAAGAAATCAACTAATCCATCAAAGTTCATTCTAAATCCTGtaacattaaatttattaacttcAGAAACCTCAAATGAAGTAGCATATTGGATTTCACTTGCGTCCTCAAGGCTGATATTTAACTCTTCATCAGAATATCAATATAAGGTGTTATTTCCGGATTTCAAAAATGATATAACttatccaaaaatattatttgacCAAAATTTGCTATATAATGATCAAGGCGAAGCAGGCGTTACGTTAAGAGCCATTGCGGTAACTGAAAATAGGTCTGTAGACCAATATATTGATGGAACTAGTTCTGCTGACGAATTATTTAAGTTTATAGGAGTAACGGaaagatttttttcaacatttgatgatgatgacaaaaaattatctgaggatttgaatatgaaatttattaacaaaGCAATAAATGGCTATCCATTTTTTTATactaaaaatattgttCCAAGTGAACattcttcatttattgAAAGTCTGTATTCAAACATTTATGAATTACTGCATTACCCAAAAATAGTATATTTGGAGATTCTGTTGCCATCTTTACTTATAGAAGATCAAATGTTCAATTTTgtaagaataataataaccaGAGATATATCAGGAGGCCTTAATAAAGAacctttaaatattttgctGAGTACAATAAATAGTGAATTTGATtcatatttcaaaatttcacTTGAAGTTGCAATTATCTTATTAACGATTGCTTATATAGtcgttttttttttagaatgCAAGAAATTTACAAAGATATATAGGAATTCCCCTGAATCTACAGGAAGAAGAGCAAGGTCAACAGTGTTTTGTTTCTTCAACTATATCTTTACTGACTTATCACGAGCTCATGACATAGTAATAATCATGATGATTATTATCAGGTTAGGAGTttattcttcaatattttactATAAAATggtattatttaaatcaaagaTTGACACtaatgaatttgatatGGTATATGGACTATCAATCCAATTAtcatatattaatattgcgattatttggatttttattttacGGTTATTTGGAcaattttcttctatttcaaGCAATTTCAGGTTTCTTACGTTCTCATATAGACGATCATTTTTACCTTTGTTTTTAGTATTCGTTTTTTTGGCTTTGCAATTTATTGGGCTCTCAATtatgatttttattaacttttcAAGCTGCAATGATAACTACTCCTCAGTATTTGGAGTCATTTCCTcaacaattaatttatttgttgGGAATTTTGACTTTTATGAGGCGTATAAATGTTCCAGTAATCTTACTATTTCTGTATTGCTTCCGCTTCTTATCgcaatttattatattattatgcCTGTTCATACCGTTATTATATTAAGAAGTCTTTGGctttcaaaaaaagaatctACAGATATTGACAGAATTTTCAAGATAGTAGCGGAGAGTcgaaataaaaagaattctgaagaatacaaaaaatatattaaacaTATAACTGGTATGAATACGCAAATTAGCGAGCGTGAAATATGGGATCATGCTGGGATAGAttatgatgaagatgatcCAATAGATAGAAAGATGTATGaacaaaaatatgaaaaaagTGTTCCAAAGGTTGAGATACCACCTCCGAAAATTGCAGAACTTACTGATGAACAGTGGGATGCATCGCCAGATTTCATAAAAGAATGGGCTGAATATGAAGCAGAGAGTTTTATAGATAGGTTTAGATGTTTAGAAAGTGAATTTAAAATGAATACAAGCTCAACTGGTTATTATTCTCAGTTTGTTTCCAGATGGGAAAGTTCTGTTTATAAAGAGTTGCAGCTGCTGGAAGTTACAACAAATGAAGCAGAGCAACTTCTAAAAAGGTTACAGAGGGCCATAAAGGGAACTGCAAGTAGAGTGAGAATTAATCAAGCACTACAAACAAATAATCTAGAAGCTGCAATtagagaaaaagaagaagaaagagaaTCGAAAAGAGCACTGCTCAAGGCTAGGAAGAacagaaatatttatgataataattaa
- a CDS encoding UDP-galactose transporter, predicted signal peptide and 9 transmembrane domains yields MNDTIIGAFCVAGIYFFFIFYGIVQERIHTLGDKKVGDNFNYSLFLVFCFCLVNTVVSFGVIQLENWRIGPGKEGNSKKNKNSSNAEKTLFNLSFECIFQIMLTSATYLTSMVLTNLALGNVNYPTQVLVKSAKCVPIIVIGTLYFKTKYPWYDYLAVIVITISLSCFNLMQIKTNKVGTVQTLSGVSLLGLSLLCDGLTGPRQDKLIKKYNVTSNILMFYTNLFAMILCGILSLFLEGKEPYLFISRFPSTPYYILALSLTGTCGQFFIFQSLIRFGSLYLAIITTTRKFFTVLVSVIIFGHKLSLGQWLCVSAIFVALGIQTVFSRKNKDKLKTK; encoded by the coding sequence ATGAATGATACAATAATAGGAGCTTTCTGTGTGGCTGGTATCtactttttctttattttttatggCATCGTGCAAGAACGAATCCATACATTGGGAGATAAAAAGGTTGGTgataatttcaattatagCCTATTTTTAGTATTTTGCTTTTGTTTGGTAAACACAGTTGTGAGCTTTGGAGTTATTCAATTGGAAAATTGGAGAATTGGGCCAGGAAAAGAAGGcaattctaaaaaaaataaaaattctaGTAATGCTGAAAAAACACTTTTCAATTTGTCATTTGAATGCATCTTCCAAATTATGCTAACTTCAGCAACATATCTAACTTCAATGGTTCTAACAAATCTTGCATTAGGTAATGTCAACTACCCAACTCAAGTTCTCGTCAAATCTGCAAAATGCGTTCCGATAATTGTTATTGGAACCCTTTACTTCAAAACTAAATATCCTTGGTATGACTACTTAGCTGTAATAGTTATCActatttctctttcttgttttaattTGATGCAGATAAAGACTAATAAGGTAGGAACCGTTCAAACACTTTCTGGGGTGTCACTTCTTGGATTGTCACTATTATGCGATGGACTCACTGGCCCTAGGCAAGACAAACTGATCAAAAAATACAACGTTACATCCAATATCCTGATGTTCTATACTAATTTATTTGCAATGATACTTTGTGGGAtcttatctttatttttagagGGGAAGGAACCTTATCTATTTATTTCTCGATTTCCTTCAACTCCGTATTATATACTTGCTCTTTCTTTAACAGGTACATGCGGacaattttttatattccAATCACTCATTAGATTTGGTTCTCTATATTTGGCAATAATAACTACAACTAGGAAGTTTTTCACCGTTTTGGTTTCGGTTATCATTTTTGGGCATAAACTATCCCTTGGCCAGTGGCTTTGCGTATCTGCTATTTTCGTTGCTCTGGGGATACAAACTGTTTTCTCAaggaaaaataaagataaattaaaaactaAATAA
- a CDS encoding cyclin dependent kinase A: protein MNMIQKLIWDSINFTLGDGEKDSSIGDYEYLEIIGEGTYGVVYKCKCKQSGELFAVKTFRSATSEFSTTTLREISILREINHSNIVSVQDVILSSKGVNIVFEFFPYDLKRYLSMFPDKVPPVKFIKHIIFEILKGIFHLHMHRIIHRDLKPQNILISCDRNLPDVKIADFGLSRILSTPFKTLTREVVTLWYRAPELLLGNKNYSSSIDIWSVGCIFIELLIGRPIFSGDSEVSTLFKIFKTLGTPNPKVYSNINSLPNYSPDWPKWDIDENWVDNQICMYSPTKQYLLETDAKNLIKM from the coding sequence ATGAATATGATTCAGAAGTTAATATGGgattctattaatttcacTCTTGGAGATGGAGAAAAAGATTCCTCGATTGGTGATTAtgaatatttggaaataatagGAGAAGGGACATATGGAGTGGTATATAAATGCAAATGTAAACAATCTGGGGAACTTTTTGCAGTAAAAACTTTCAGAAGTGCTACAAGTGAATTTTCAACAACAACCCTTAGagaaatatcaatattacGTGAGATCAATCATTCTAATATCGTTAGCGTTCAGGATGTGATACTTTCATCGAAAGGTGTTAATATAGTGTTTGAGTTTTTTCCTTACGATCTTAAACGTTACCTTTCAATGTTCCCTGATAAAGTTCCTCCTGTGAAATTCATAAAAcatataatttttgaaatactAAAAGGTATATTCCATTTGCATATGCATAGAATTATTCATCGTGATCTGAAACCCCAAAATATTCTAATATCATGCGACAGAAATCTTCCAGACGTCAAAATTGCAGACTTTGGACTTTCCAGAATTTTATCTACTCCTTTCAAAACATTGACTAGAGAGGTTGTAACACTTTGGTATAGAGCTCCAGAACTACTTTTGGGGAATAAGAATTATTCTAGTTCCATAGATATATGGAGTGTTGGCTGTATATTCATCGAACTGTTAATAGGCAGGCCAATATTTTCTGGTGACAGCGAAGTTTCAActctttttaaaatatttaaaacgTTGGGAACTCCAAACCCTAAAGTatatagtaatattaactcTCTTCCAAATTACAGCCCTGATTGGCCAAAGTGGgatattgatgaaaattGGGTTGATAATCAAATTTGTATGTATTCTCCAACTAAACAATATTTGCTGGAAACAGATgcaaagaatttaataaaaatgtaa
- a CDS encoding transcription factor subunit TAF6, whose translation MLRKTKTYNYDQFLLNDCLDVGVCEMENNLVLRKKQRINLDNCNESERNKDYMKNNGIFSVYDFVYPLSKQVCCDSISSNAASLIVQTVEFKLRQIIEEAIKLAFHRGSCSSGDLRENVELPFISLGDINSAMRYICGSKNLIWSLEKPLRSYFISRSQNGNDQLIVEKNAEVFYNLPERSIRYIPCFCFPDGNYKFASLKTFKKDTSDDKEIFHDIIKDLDAKKIKKPSIHLHWLAVEGKFVFNSENDTTYIKNIYNNMEANSKFVKRKNFDVNSNENADNFKIVINKAIEGFLSEEQREFLSYMNRIFLRGMEELYSSCNLPFNLLDSNIERRALIINNYVNTYGLSDKDTGTISSVFSVFEGLNSNLPHSAYNQYDNSIEKNKFHSKESQQKFELFQKLDYIFHIIETNTDFEPLLPYLVYYFNYNTRIICIQFEKTGVFPKIGTLRLLIRICRSIIRNPHCSKTTYYIHKIIESLIRIMVSCPVKEALSNKNFKVSELFLADNLNARLDASILLENILEQCSNHLPIGTAKILEYLSSEFKKMLDIRINNLTNGNCLQIASLYGIVCGIRSLGDFSVSSVLFPKLLTLFFHYPEDQNSKISFIRLHLEISSLINKYMALFQVKFKLSNHCNFIDLIFLYLEKLIENLENILGDGAIPILLTSSINPIWNVNQINQAICFLDQCIGTHYIDSNIKCQSSKEFLYITDKKRLSKQYLNKFVNSYNKDELCSKHDFCIEPFDSDFYSLNSILNTFI comes from the coding sequence ATGCtaagaaaaacaaaaactTATAATTATGACCAATTTTTGCTAAATGACTGTTTAGATGTTGGGGTCTGTGAAATGGAAAATAATCTTGTACTTAGGAAAAAGCAAAGAATAAATCTTGATAACTGCAATGAAAGtgaaagaaataaagacTATATGAAAAACAACGGAATATTTTCAGTCTATGACTTTGTTTATCCTCTTTCTAAACAAGTTTGTTGTGATTCAATTTCGAGCAATGCAGCCTCTCTTATTGTTCAAACAGTAGAGTTTAAGTTAAGACAAATAATTGAAGAAGCAATAAAACTAGCATTTCATAGAGGGAGTTGTAGCTCAGGTGATTTACGGGAAAATGTGGAGTTGccatttatttcattaggAGATATTAATAGCGCGATGAGATATATATGTGGATCCAAGAATCTCATTTGGAGTTTGGAGAAACCTCTTAGAAGCTATTTTATTTCCAGAAGTCAAAACGGCAACGACCAGCTTATTGTTGAGAAAAATGCAGAAgtattttataatttacCTGAAAGATCAATAAGATATATTCCTTGTTTTTGTTTTCCTGATGGAAATTATAAGTTTGCTTCACTAAAAACTTTCAAAAAAGATACAAGTGACgataaagaaatttttcATGATATTATCAAAGATCTAGATgctaaaaaaattaaaaaaccAAGTATTCATTTACATTGGCTTGCTGTAGAAGGAAAGTTCGTTTTCAATTCTGAAAATGACACAACAtatataaagaatatttataataatatggaGGCAAACTCTAAATTTgtaaaaagaaagaatttcGATGTAAATTCCAATGAAAATGCTGATAATTTTAAGattgtaattaataaagctATTGAAGGATTTCTATCAGAGGAACAAAGGGAGTTTTTAAGCTACATGAACAGAATTTTCTTGCGTGGAATGGAGGAGCTGTATTCATCTTGTAATTTACCATTTAACCTTTTggattcaaatattgagaGAAGGGCAttaattatcaataattacGTTAATACTTACGGACTTTCTGATAAAGATACTGGTACAATAAGCTCCGTATTTTCTGTATTTGAAGGATTAAACTCTAATTTGCCACATTCAGCCTATAATCAATATGACAACTCtatagaaaagaataaatttcatTCAAAGGAGTCACAACAAAAGTTCGAACTTTTTCAGAAGTTAGACTATATTTTTCACATAATAGAGACGAATACCGATTTTGAACCACTGCTACCATATttagtttattatttcaattataaTACTAGAATTATATGTATCCAATTCGAGAAAACAGGAgtatttccaaaaatagGAACTCTAAGACTATTAATAAGGATCTGCAGATCTATAATAAGAAATCCTCATTGCTCAAAAACAACGTATTACATCcataaaattattgagtcattaataagaataatgGTTTCATGCCCAGTTAAGGAGGCGCTttccaataaaaattttaaagtttCAGAACTTTTTCTTGctgataatttaaatgcTAGGCTTGACGCAAGTATTCTATTGGAAAACATTCTTGAACAGTGTTCTAATCACCTACCAATCGGAACTGcaaaaattcttgaatatcTAAGTAGTGAATTTAAGAAAATGTTGGATATTCGTATCAACAATCTGACGAACGGAAATTGTCTTCAAATTGCATCATTATATGGGATCGTTTGTGGAATCAGAAGTCTAGGCGATTTTTCAGTTTCTAGTGTTCTTTTTCCAAAACTACTAACATTATTCTTTCACTATCCAGAAGatcaaaattcaaaaatttcttttattagGCTTCACCTAGAAATCTCATCcttaataaacaaatatatGGCCTTGTTCCAAGTTAAATTTAAACTTTCTAACCACTGCAATTTTATTgatctaatttttttatatttggaaaagctaattgaaaatctagaaaatatattgggTGATGGAGCAATTCCAATTCTTCTAACATCATCTATTAACCCTATTTGGAATgtaaatcaaattaatcaagCAATTTGCTTTCTCGATCAATGTATTGGGACACATTACATTGACTCTAATATAAAATGCCAAAGCTCCAAAGAATTTCTCTACATTACTGATAAAAAGCGCCTATCGAAACAATACTTAAATAAATTCGTCAATtcatataataaagatgaGTTATGTTCGAAGCATGATTTCTGTATAGAACCTTTTGATTCAGATTTCTATTCTTTGAATTCTATACTAAATACTTTCATTTAG